A genomic segment from Prochlorothrix hollandica PCC 9006 = CALU 1027 encodes:
- a CDS encoding photosystem II reaction center protein J, translating to MADAKIPLWIVGTIALTGALTIVGIFFYGAYVGVGSGM from the coding sequence ATGGCAGACGCTAAGATTCCCCTGTGGATTGTCGGTACCATTGCCTTAACGGGTGCCCTCACAATTGTTGGTATCTTTTTCTATGGTGCCTATGTGGGTGTAGGGTCTGGCATGTAG
- a CDS encoding photosystem II reaction center protein L: MDKNTNPNSQPVELNRTSLFLGLLLIFVLGILFSSYFFN, translated from the coding sequence ATGGACAAAAATACAAACCCCAATAGCCAACCCGTCGAACTAAACCGCACCTCCCTGTTCTTGGGACTGCTGTTGATCTTCGTCTTGGGCATTCTCTTTTCCAGCTACTTCTTTAACTAG